In Vicinamibacterales bacterium, the genomic window GCGGCCGTTCTCGGCGTTGTGATAGCTCTCGAGCGACGGCGTCGCGGACCCGAGCACCACCAGCGCGCCGGCGGCGCGGCCGCGGACCACCGCGACGTCGCGTCCGTTGTAGCGCGGGCTCTCCTCCTGCTTGTAGGAGGCGTCGTGCTCCTCGTCCACGACGATCAGTCCGAGGTTCGGCAGCGGCGTGAACACCGCGCTGCGCGTGCCGACGACGACGTCGATCTCGCCGCGGCGGATGCGCTGCCACTGATCGTAGCGCTCGCCGTCCGACAGGCCGCTGTGCTGGATGGCGACGCGGGGGCCGAACGCGGCGCGGAAGATCGCGGCGGCCGCCGGCGTGAGCGCGATCTCGGGCACCATCAGGAGCACGCCCCTGCCCGAGGCGCGGACGTCGCGCGCCAGACGCAGATAGATCTCGGTCTTCCCGCTGCCCGTGACGCCGTGCAGCAGCGCGACGTGATACTGGTTCGCGGCGGCGCGTGCGGCCAGCGTGCGGACCGCCGCCTGCTGTTCGTCGGTGAGATCGAGAACGGCGGCGCGGGCGATCCGATCGGCGCCCGACTCGAACGGGTCGCGTTCGACGCGGCGCCGTTCGATGGTCACGAGGCCCAGCTGCGCCAGCCGCGCGACCGACTCCGACGGAATGTCCTCGTCCGCAAGATCGGCGAGCGGCATTCCGTCCGGCGCGCCGCGCAGCAGATCCAGCGCCTGCTGCTGCCGGACGCCAAGCTTGATCTCCGTCTGCTCGGCGCCCTGCGCGGTGAGCACGGCGACGCGGACCGTGCGCGAGGCGTCGGCCGTGCCTTTCAGCGGGCGGGTCAGGCTGACGCAGCCGTCCGCCTCCAGAGCCGCGACGATCGCGGCGGCGCCCTTTGCCTTCCTGCTCAGCGCCGCGACGGAGACGACGCGTCCGCCGGTGAGATGCTCGAGCATCTCGCGCCGCGCGCCGCGCTCCACGAGCAGGCGGGCTTCGCCGGCGTCCGTAATCGCGACGTGCCGTTCGCTTTCGATCCACGCGCGGGGCGGCATCGCGGTGGCGATGGCTTCGCCGACGCCGGCGGCGTAGTAGTCCGCCACCCAGGTGGCAAGTTCTACGACGTGCGCGGGCAGAAACGGCTCCGTCTCGAGCACGTCCACCAGCGGCCTGACCTCGACCGCCTCTCCGCGGCCAAAAGGGGTCAGACCCGGGTCTGACCCCTGCGCAATAACGATGCCGGTCAGGGTGCGCTTGCCGAGGGGGACGAGGACGCGGGCGCCGATCGGCGGATCCGGAAAGCCGTCCGGGACGGCGTAGGTCAGCGCGCCGATCCCGGGAACGGGAACGGCCACCGAAATCACTCGCCCGGAGGGGGGGACCCCCGGGAGCGTTGCCTCGTGCGCGCCGCTCATCCCGACGTGAACGTTACTTGACGGTCGTGACCGGCGAGGTCAGCAGGGCGCGGGCGCGTTTGAGATCCTCCCACGCATCGCGCTTCCGATCGGGGCTGCGCAACAGGTACGACGGATGGAACGTCGGGATCAGCCGGGCCCCCTGAAAGTCGTAGATGCGGCCGCGCAGGCGCGAGATCGATTCCTCGCTGCGCAGCAGCGTCCTGGCGGCGAACGAGCCGAGCGCCACGATCACCTTGGGATTGATCGCGGCGATCTGCTGCAACAGGAACGGGGCGCACTCCGCGATCTCGTCGGGTTCGGGGTTCCGGTTGCCGGGCGGACGGCACTTGATCACGTTGGCGATGTAGACGTCCTCGCGCCGCAGGTTGATCGCCTCGATCATCTTCGTCAGGAGCTGCCCGGCGCGGCCGACGAACGGGATGCCCTGGATGTCCTCGTCGGCCCCCGGCGCCTCGCCGACGAACATCAGATCCGCGTCGGGATTGCCGACGCCGAAGACCACCTGCGTGCGACCGAGGGTGTGCAGCTTGCAGCGGGAGCAGTCGTCGCCGACCTCCGTGCGGACGGCCGCGAGGGCTTCGCCGGCGCTGCCGAAGACGCGGAGCGGCGCGGCGGCGTCCGACGTCCCGGATCCGGCGTCGGGCGTCCGGGCGTGATCAGCGGCGTCGGGGCGTCCAGACCAGCGGGGATCACTGCTCACGCCGGTGGCACCCAGCTCCGTGAAGAAACGCAGGTGCTCTGCGAGTTGCCGCGTGTCGCTCATCGAGTTTCGGATGCCGGCCTGCCGACGCCGGTCGCCGGGCGCCGGGCGCCGGACAGCATCTGCTCGACGCGATCCAGGATGCTCGCCGCCAGCACCGCTTTCGCCTGCAGCGGCGTCTCCGTTTCACCATCGGCGGCGATCAGCCAGGCGGCGTTCGTCTCGACGTCGAACCCCGCGCCTTCGCGCGAGACGTCGTTCGCGACGATCAGATCGACCTGCTTGGAGGCGAGCTTCTGCCGGGCGCGCGGCCGCGGATCCCCGGTCTCGGCGGCGAAGCCGACGAGCACCGGCGTGCGCGCGGCGCCGCGGGCGCGCCCCAGTTCGGCGAGGATATCGGGGGTCCGCACCAGCGTCAGCGTCATCGGGCCGTCGGTCTTGACGATCTTGCCGGCGGTGGCGCCTCCCTCGGGCATGTAATCGGCGACCGCCGCAGACATGACGACCGCGTCGGCTCCTTGCGCGTGCCGGGTCACGGCGGCCGCCATCTCGAGGGCGCTGCGCACCCGTTCGACCTGCGCGCCGGCCGGCGGATCGAGCTTCGTCGGTCCGGTCACCAGCACCACGTGCGCGCCGCGCCGCGAGGCCTCGGCGGCGATCGCGTACCCCATGCGGCCGCTGGAGCGATTGCCGATGTAGCGGACCGGATCGATGTCCTCGTAGGTCGGCCCGGCGGACACGACAATGCGGCGCCCGAGCAGCGATCCGGCGGGCTTCAGCATCTGCTCGGCGGCCTCGACGATGGCCTCCGGCGCCGCCAGCCGCCCCTTCCCGATCCACCCGCAGGCGAGAAACCCTTCGCCGGGATCGACGAAGCGAACGCCGCGCGACGCCAGCGTCTGCAGGTTCCGCTGCACCGCCGGGTGCTCGAGCATGTTGGTGTTCATCGCCGGGGCGAGCAGCACCGGCGCCCGGGTGGCGAGATAGAGCGAGGTGAGGAAATCGTCGGCGATGCCGTTGGCCAGCTTGCCGATCGTGTTCGCCGTCGCCGGCGCCACCAGCAGGAGCCCGATGTCGGTCGCCAGGGCGATGTGCTCGATGCTGGCGTTGGCGCCGCGGGCGTACTGATCGGTGATCACGGCGCGCCGCGTGATCGCCTCGAAGGTGACCTCGCCGACGAACTTGCGCGCCGAGCGGGTCATGATCGCGACGACGTCGTGGCCGCGCTTCTGCAGCCCGCGCGCGACTTCGACGGCCTTGTAGGCGCCGATTCCGCCGGTGACGCCGAGCGCGATCAACATGCCGATCAGTCCTCGGCCGGCTGGACCTTCTCGACCTTTCCGAGCTTGACTTCCTTCATCGCGAGGCGCGCCTTCTTGTCGCTGCCCTCGACGCGCGGCGTGCACCCGCGCTGCAGCTGCTTCGCCCGCTCACCCGCCACCACGACGAACTCGAACTTGTTCACTCTGGATCCTTTCCACTGACCGCAAAAGACGCGGCAATCTGCGCGACCGCGGGGGCCATCACCCGCGACCGCGACCGCTCCGCGAGGACGATGGCGCGGAGGCGATCGACGCAACTCTCCAACTGATCGTTCACGATGACGTATTCGTACTCGGCGACGGCGC contains:
- a CDS encoding uracil-DNA glycosylase gives rise to the protein MSSDPRWSGRPDAADHARTPDAGSGTSDAAAPLRVFGSAGEALAAVRTEVGDDCSRCKLHTLGRTQVVFGVGNPDADLMFVGEAPGADEDIQGIPFVGRAGQLLTKMIEAINLRREDVYIANVIKCRPPGNRNPEPDEIAECAPFLLQQIAAINPKVIVALGSFAARTLLRSEESISRLRGRIYDFQGARLIPTFHPSYLLRSPDRKRDAWEDLKRARALLTSPVTTVK
- the rpoZ gene encoding DNA-directed RNA polymerase subunit omega; protein product: MNKFEFVVVAGERAKQLQRGCTPRVEGSDKKARLAMKEVKLGKVEKVQPAED
- the coaBC gene encoding bifunctional phosphopantothenoylcysteine decarboxylase/phosphopantothenate--cysteine ligase CoaBC — its product is MLIALGVTGGIGAYKAVEVARGLQKRGHDVVAIMTRSARKFVGEVTFEAITRRAVITDQYARGANASIEHIALATDIGLLLVAPATANTIGKLANGIADDFLTSLYLATRAPVLLAPAMNTNMLEHPAVQRNLQTLASRGVRFVDPGEGFLACGWIGKGRLAAPEAIVEAAEQMLKPAGSLLGRRIVVSAGPTYEDIDPVRYIGNRSSGRMGYAIAAEASRRGAHVVLVTGPTKLDPPAGAQVERVRSALEMAAAVTRHAQGADAVVMSAAVADYMPEGGATAGKIVKTDGPMTLTLVRTPDILAELGRARGAARTPVLVGFAAETGDPRPRARQKLASKQVDLIVANDVSREGAGFDVETNAAWLIAADGETETPLQAKAVLAASILDRVEQMLSGARRPATGVGRPASETR
- the priA gene encoding primosomal protein N'; this translates as MAVPVPGIGALTYAVPDGFPDPPIGARVLVPLGKRTLTGIVIAQGSDPGLTPFGRGEAVEVRPLVDVLETEPFLPAHVVELATWVADYYAAGVGEAIATAMPPRAWIESERHVAITDAGEARLLVERGARREMLEHLTGGRVVSVAALSRKAKGAAAIVAALEADGCVSLTRPLKGTADASRTVRVAVLTAQGAEQTEIKLGVRQQQALDLLRGAPDGMPLADLADEDIPSESVARLAQLGLVTIERRRVERDPFESGADRIARAAVLDLTDEQQAAVRTLAARAAANQYHVALLHGVTGSGKTEIYLRLARDVRASGRGVLLMVPEIALTPAAAAIFRAAFGPRVAIQHSGLSDGERYDQWQRIRRGEIDVVVGTRSAVFTPLPNLGLIVVDEEHDASYKQEESPRYNGRDVAVVRGRAAGALVVLGSATPSLESYHNAENGRYELVSLQRRVLDRPMASVAVVDMRAEFAAEGPGVILSTPLRDALASRLERGEQAIVLLNRRGYATVVFCRQCGDTLECPNCSVSLTVHKAAGRARCHYCNYATGLPKVCGKCAGPYLEQLGFGTERIEAELRAAFPQARVGRVDRDTVRRRGAIASMLASFANKELDVLVGTQMIAKGHDFPRVTLVGVISADVGLGLADFRAAERTFQLLTQVAGRAGRGEIAGEAVVQTLYPSHYSIRHACRQDYGAFYEDEMKFRRAMRYPPAVALINVIVKAKSRQQAMDDAGTIAEGMRLPGFDAWRVLGPAPAPLGRLKGEHRAQIFIKGTHRTAMRKALLTVLEARPELKRRTIVDVDPMTVL